The Gimibacter soli genome includes a region encoding these proteins:
- a CDS encoding bifunctional protein tyrosine phosphatase family protein/NAD(P)/FAD-dependent oxidoreductase, protein MDIRKIGPGLSVSPQIMETEIGILAAQGFKGIVCNRPDGEEDDQPTAAALKAAAERHGLEWRDIPVVSGAIADKDVGAFRTALADLEGPVLAFCRTGTRSATLWALSEAGHLSVDAILSTASEAGYDLSGQRERLQGTAARRDTDNLRKQFPKTRPHDVVIVGGGAAGLAVAASILKRRPHLSVTVIEPRDIHYYQPGWTLVGGGVFNRDQTKRPMASVIPLGAKWVQAAVAEFRPEDNAVLLENGESVHYKVLIAAPGLQLDWDKIKGLKETLGQNGVTSNYRFDLAPYTWELVRTLKSGRALFTQPVMPIKCAGAPQKAMYLACDAWKRLGVLGDIDVNFHTAGAVLFGVADYVPALMDYVKAYDAHLHFKESLIAVDGPAKTATFEVTDNEGVTRTETRPFDMIHVCPPQGPLDFMKKSPLGDAAGWVEVHHDTLQHVRYGNVFGLGDGCSAANAKTAAAVRKQAPVVALNTLAILDGKAPSAIYEGYGSCPLTVERGKVVLAEFGYGGKLQPTLPRWMIDGTKPTFLGWFLKEKLMPGIYFDLMLKGREWLAEPNVLSHAPRPFEVEAACNFDSSSR, encoded by the coding sequence ATGGACATCCGCAAGATCGGCCCCGGCCTTTCCGTCTCGCCGCAGATCATGGAAACCGAAATCGGCATCCTCGCGGCACAGGGCTTCAAGGGTATCGTCTGCAACCGCCCGGACGGCGAGGAAGACGACCAGCCGACGGCAGCCGCGCTGAAAGCCGCGGCCGAGCGGCACGGCTTGGAATGGCGCGATATCCCCGTTGTCTCCGGCGCGATTGCCGACAAGGATGTTGGCGCGTTCCGCACGGCACTGGCCGACCTTGAAGGGCCTGTCCTCGCTTTCTGCCGCACCGGCACGCGTTCAGCCACCCTTTGGGCGCTTTCGGAAGCGGGCCACCTGTCGGTCGACGCCATCCTGTCGACCGCCAGCGAGGCAGGCTACGACCTTTCAGGCCAGCGCGAGCGCCTTCAGGGCACCGCCGCCCGTCGCGATACCGACAATCTGCGCAAGCAGTTCCCCAAAACACGTCCGCATGACGTTGTCATTGTCGGTGGCGGGGCAGCCGGCCTTGCCGTTGCCGCCAGCATCCTGAAACGCCGCCCGCATCTCAGTGTCACGGTCATCGAACCGCGCGACATTCACTATTACCAGCCGGGCTGGACGCTCGTCGGCGGCGGTGTGTTCAACCGCGACCAGACCAAACGTCCGATGGCGTCGGTCATCCCGCTTGGCGCCAAATGGGTTCAGGCGGCGGTCGCCGAATTCCGCCCCGAAGACAACGCCGTGCTGCTCGAAAACGGGGAAAGCGTCCATTACAAGGTGCTGATCGCCGCCCCCGGCCTGCAGCTTGACTGGGACAAGATCAAGGGGCTGAAGGAAACGCTTGGCCAGAACGGCGTTACCTCCAACTATCGTTTCGATCTTGCCCCCTACACGTGGGAACTTGTTCGCACGCTGAAATCCGGGCGCGCGCTTTTCACCCAGCCGGTGATGCCCATCAAATGCGCCGGCGCGCCGCAAAAGGCCATGTATCTGGCCTGCGACGCCTGGAAACGCCTCGGCGTGCTTGGCGATATCGATGTGAATTTCCACACGGCGGGTGCTGTCCTGTTCGGCGTTGCCGACTATGTGCCCGCACTGATGGACTATGTGAAAGCCTACGACGCCCATCTCCATTTCAAGGAAAGCCTGATCGCGGTCGATGGCCCTGCCAAAACCGCAACCTTTGAAGTGACGGACAATGAAGGTGTCACCCGCACCGAGACCCGGCCTTTTGACATGATCCATGTATGCCCGCCGCAAGGGCCGCTCGATTTCATGAAGAAAAGCCCGCTCGGCGACGCTGCCGGTTGGGTCGAGGTCCATCACGACACGTTGCAGCATGTGCGTTACGGCAATGTCTTCGGCCTTGGCGATGGCTGCTCCGCTGCCAACGCCAAAACAGCCGCTGCCGTGCGCAAGCAGGCGCCCGTGGTAGCGCTCAATACCCTTGCAATCCTCGACGGCAAGGCGCCGAGCGCCATCTATGAAGGCTATGGCTCCTGTCCGCTCACAGTCGAGCGCGGCAAGGTGGTCCTCGCCGAGTTCGGTTACGGTGGCAAGCTGCAGCCGACCCTGCCCCGCTGGATGATCGACGGCACGAAGCCGACCTTCCTCGGCTGGTTCCTGAAGGAGAAACTGATGCCCGGCATCTATTTCGACCTGATGCTGAAGGGCCGTGAGTGGCTGGCAGAACCGAACGTCCTGTCGCACGCACCGCGTCCGTTCGAGGTGGAAGCCGCCTGCAATTTCGATAGCAGCAGCCGCTGA
- a CDS encoding MBL fold metallo-hydrolase translates to MNPIVTAFFDEPTFTVSYVVADPATKHAAIVDSVLDYNPNSGRTSTETADKLIAFVKAEGLTIDWILETHVHADHLSAAPYLKEKLGGRMGIGFNITVVQNVFGKVFNAGTDFARDGSQFDHLFKDGETFKVGSIEARAIHTPGHTPACMTYVIGDAGFLGDTLFMPDYGTARCDFPGGNAHTLFKSVQKLFALPEETRLFMCHDYKAPGREDYRWETTVGEEKAANIHIHQGVAEDTFVAMREKRDATLDMPRLILPSVQVNMRAGHMPPPDDNGVTYLKIPVNAL, encoded by the coding sequence ATGAACCCGATTGTCACCGCCTTTTTCGACGAGCCCACCTTCACCGTCAGCTATGTCGTGGCTGACCCGGCAACGAAGCATGCCGCGATTGTGGATTCAGTCCTCGACTATAACCCGAATTCCGGCCGCACCAGCACCGAGACGGCCGACAAGCTTATCGCTTTCGTGAAGGCCGAGGGCCTGACCATCGACTGGATCCTCGAAACCCACGTCCATGCCGATCACCTTTCGGCAGCGCCCTATTTGAAGGAAAAGCTTGGTGGGCGCATGGGCATCGGCTTCAACATCACGGTCGTGCAGAATGTGTTCGGCAAGGTGTTCAATGCCGGCACCGATTTCGCCCGCGATGGCAGCCAATTCGATCATCTGTTCAAGGACGGCGAAACCTTCAAGGTTGGCAGCATCGAAGCGAGGGCGATCCACACCCCCGGCCATACGCCCGCCTGCATGACCTATGTGATCGGCGACGCAGGCTTCCTTGGCGATACGCTTTTCATGCCGGACTATGGCACCGCGCGCTGCGATTTCCCCGGCGGCAACGCCCACACGCTTTTTAAATCTGTGCAGAAGCTCTTTGCCCTGCCCGAAGAGACCCGCCTTTTCATGTGCCATGATTACAAGGCGCCGGGCCGCGAAGATTACCGCTGGGAAACCACGGTCGGCGAAGAAAAGGCAGCCAATATCCATATCCATCAGGGTGTCGCGGAGGACACCTTCGTGGCGATGCGCGAGAAGCGCGACGCAACGCTTGATATGCCGCGCCTCATCCTGCCGTCGGTGCAGGTGAATATGCGGGCCGGGCACATGCCGCCGCCGGACGATAACGGCGTCACCTACCTGAAAATCCCGGTTAACGCCCTGTAA